From one Halosimplex rubrum genomic stretch:
- a CDS encoding helix-turn-helix transcriptional regulator, whose protein sequence is MRGTSRRVAVSVAVALVCLSAVGPALGAGGQSVDRTGTERAALGQQAAAAQQVPGFQSAVDPDSVELRAAVGEDGTAEWTVEFRVRLSDENATAAFESVQDDVAANATAFTSQFADGMERTVASAENRTGREMALENVTVTATTERLPQEYGVLTYRFTWTNFAATDGDRLRIGDAMSGFFLDSESALVFAWPAGYERQSVTPGPDDTGNGSVTWRGPADFGPNEPRVVVAPAGGLPTTALAGVALLVLALAAGGLLYRSRRGDSDPGTETDAGDAVVTDEATAAGAASGGASSDESDESDDEADDGPPEELLSNEERVLRLLDDNGGRIKQQQIAGEFDWTDAKTSQVVGTLRDEDAVETFRIGRENVVALPEASDL, encoded by the coding sequence ATGAGAGGCACGTCGCGTCGGGTCGCCGTGTCGGTCGCGGTCGCACTCGTCTGTCTGTCGGCGGTCGGGCCCGCGCTCGGGGCCGGCGGGCAGTCGGTCGACCGGACGGGCACGGAACGAGCAGCGCTCGGACAGCAGGCCGCGGCCGCCCAGCAGGTGCCGGGCTTCCAGTCGGCGGTCGACCCCGACTCGGTGGAGCTCCGGGCAGCCGTCGGCGAGGACGGCACGGCCGAGTGGACCGTCGAGTTCCGGGTGCGCCTGAGCGACGAGAACGCGACGGCGGCCTTCGAGTCCGTGCAGGACGACGTCGCGGCGAACGCGACGGCGTTCACGAGCCAGTTCGCGGACGGAATGGAGCGCACGGTCGCGAGCGCCGAGAACCGAACCGGCCGCGAGATGGCGCTCGAGAACGTCACCGTCACCGCGACGACGGAGCGACTCCCGCAGGAGTACGGCGTGCTCACCTACCGGTTCACGTGGACGAACTTCGCGGCGACCGACGGCGACCGCCTCCGGATCGGCGACGCCATGTCGGGCTTCTTCCTCGACAGCGAGTCCGCACTGGTGTTCGCGTGGCCCGCCGGCTACGAGCGCCAGTCGGTGACGCCCGGCCCGGACGACACGGGTAACGGCTCGGTCACGTGGCGTGGCCCCGCCGACTTCGGTCCGAACGAACCACGCGTCGTCGTCGCACCCGCCGGCGGACTACCGACGACCGCGCTGGCCGGGGTCGCCCTCCTCGTCCTCGCGTTGGCGGCCGGCGGCCTGCTGTATCGCTCTCGACGTGGCGACTCCGACCCGGGGACCGAGACCGACGCCGGCGATGCCGTGGTCACCGACGAGGCGACCGCCGCCGGGGCGGCGAGTGGCGGGGCCAGTTCGGACGAGTCGGACGAGTCGGACGACGAGGCCGACGACGGACCGCCAGAGGAACTCCTGAGCAACGAGGAGCGCGTGCTCCGCCTGCTCGACGACAACGGCGGTCGGATCAAACAACAGCAGATCGCCGGGGAGTTCGACTGGACCGACGCCAAGACCAGTCAGGTCGTCGGGACCCTCCGCGACGAGGACGCCGTCGAGACGTTCCGGATCGGTCGCGAGAACGTCGTCGCGCTTCCCGAAGCGAGCGACTTGTAG
- a CDS encoding acetylglutamate/acetylaminoadipate kinase encodes MTTVVKIGGARAVDPAGALADVATLTEDREESVAVVHGGSTAVDETLERLGIEPEYVETPSGVVGRFTDEDTMEVFEMVFGHLNTQLVAGLQSQGVDAVGLNGVDGKLLYGPRKSAVRVMEDGTRKIKRGDHSGSIKQVNADLLQTLFSDGYTPVASPPMAGKDDDEVIPVNTDADRSAAHVAGAVDATLVLLTDVEGIYADPDDPSTLIESVETSEEWADLEDAAEGFMERKVMAIEEAIEGGAAEVVVADANAEEPILSALDGGGTHVHASALSDTAEEETQ; translated from the coding sequence GTGACTACAGTCGTCAAGATCGGCGGCGCCCGCGCGGTCGACCCGGCGGGCGCTCTGGCGGACGTTGCAACGCTTACCGAGGACAGAGAGGAGTCGGTCGCCGTGGTTCACGGCGGTTCGACGGCCGTCGACGAGACGCTCGAACGGCTCGGCATCGAACCCGAATACGTCGAGACGCCGTCGGGCGTCGTCGGCCGGTTCACCGACGAGGACACCATGGAAGTGTTCGAGATGGTCTTCGGCCACCTCAACACGCAACTCGTCGCGGGGCTCCAGAGCCAGGGCGTCGACGCAGTTGGCCTGAACGGCGTGGACGGCAAACTGCTGTACGGCCCGCGCAAGTCCGCCGTGCGGGTCATGGAGGACGGCACGCGCAAGATCAAACGGGGTGACCACTCGGGGTCGATCAAGCAGGTCAACGCTGACCTGCTCCAGACGCTGTTTTCGGACGGCTACACGCCGGTTGCGTCGCCGCCGATGGCCGGCAAAGACGACGACGAAGTGATCCCGGTCAACACCGACGCCGACCGCTCGGCGGCTCACGTCGCCGGTGCGGTCGACGCGACGCTCGTCTTGCTGACGGACGTGGAAGGCATCTACGCGGACCCCGACGACCCCTCGACGCTCATCGAGTCGGTCGAGACGAGCGAGGAGTGGGCCGACCTGGAGGACGCCGCCGAGGGGTTCATGGAGCGCAAGGTGATGGCCATCGAAGAGGCCATCGAGGGCGGCGCCGCGGAAGTGGTGGTGGCGGACGCCAACGCCGAGGAGCCGATCCTGTCGGCGCTGGACGGCGGCGGCACGCACGTCCATGCGTCGGCGCTTTCAGATACTGCGGAGGAGGAGACACAATGA
- a CDS encoding argininosuccinate synthase: MTSDPSGTVALAFSGGLDTTVCVPLIKEEYGYDDVIGVTVDVGQPEKEFDEAAETAEELDLEHYVVDAKEEFADLCLQSVKANGTYQGYPLGTALARPVIANAILEVAEEQGCSALAHGCTGKGNDQLRFEAVWRASDLDVLAPVRELGLTREWESEYAAEKGLPVEGGDGGRWSIDTNLWSRSVEGSELEDPAHVPGEEIYDWTTAPGNAEPETVEVEFDQGEVVAVDGQEQDAVSLIEDLNERAGAHGVGRSDIMEDRMLGLKVRENYEHPAATVLLTAHEALESLVLTQEERSFKTQIDQRWAEKGYEGLVDAPLTKALESFIEQTQTKVTGTVTVKLDGGQARAVGRDSEYAVYSESAASFNEEAVTDDIEQDDATGVAKYHGFQSRLANRVAENVAAKQAEAATDGGQSEDEN; encoded by the coding sequence ATGACATCCGACCCATCCGGCACCGTCGCGCTCGCCTTCTCCGGCGGGCTCGACACGACAGTCTGCGTCCCGCTCATCAAGGAAGAGTACGGCTACGACGACGTCATCGGCGTCACCGTCGACGTCGGCCAGCCCGAGAAAGAGTTCGACGAGGCCGCCGAGACCGCCGAGGAACTCGACCTCGAACACTACGTCGTCGACGCCAAGGAGGAGTTCGCCGACCTCTGCCTCCAGTCCGTCAAGGCCAACGGCACCTACCAGGGCTACCCGCTGGGCACTGCGCTCGCCCGCCCGGTCATCGCCAACGCCATCCTCGAGGTCGCCGAGGAACAGGGCTGTAGCGCCCTCGCCCACGGCTGTACGGGGAAGGGCAACGACCAGCTCCGGTTCGAGGCCGTCTGGCGCGCCTCCGACCTGGACGTGCTCGCGCCGGTGCGCGAACTCGGCCTGACCCGCGAGTGGGAGAGCGAGTACGCCGCCGAGAAGGGCCTGCCCGTCGAGGGCGGCGACGGCGGCCGCTGGAGCATCGACACCAACCTCTGGAGCCGTTCGGTCGAGGGCTCGGAGCTGGAGGACCCCGCTCACGTCCCCGGCGAGGAGATCTACGACTGGACGACCGCGCCCGGCAACGCCGAGCCCGAGACGGTCGAGGTCGAGTTCGACCAGGGCGAGGTCGTCGCCGTCGACGGCCAGGAGCAGGACGCGGTCTCGCTGATCGAGGACCTCAACGAGCGCGCCGGTGCCCACGGCGTCGGCCGCTCTGACATCATGGAGGACCGCATGCTCGGGCTCAAGGTCCGCGAGAACTACGAGCACCCCGCGGCGACGGTGCTGCTGACGGCCCACGAGGCGCTCGAATCGCTCGTGCTCACGCAGGAGGAGCGCTCGTTCAAGACGCAGATAGACCAGCGCTGGGCCGAGAAGGGCTACGAGGGCCTGGTCGACGCGCCGCTGACGAAGGCCTTGGAGAGCTTCATCGAGCAGACCCAGACCAAAGTGACGGGGACCGTGACGGTCAAGCTCGACGGCGGCCAGGCCCGCGCGGTCGGCCGCGACAGCGAGTACGCGGTCTACAGCGAGTCCGCGGCCTCGTTCAACGAGGAGGCGGTGACCGACGACATCGAACAGGACGACGCGACCGGCGTCGCGAAGTACCACGGCTTCCAGTCGCGCCTGGCCAACCGCGTCGCCGAGAACGTCGCCGCGAAACAGGCCGAAGCCGCCACGGACGGCGGCCAGAGCGAAGACGAGAACTGA
- a CDS encoding aspartate aminotransferase family protein — protein MSGFVFSEKPIQIEEGDGAFLYDDSGNEYLDFGASYACVPLGHGHEAVHDAVTEQFEKLTYVQASYPNAARTALYERLADTAPDPIDYTWLCNSGTEANEAALKFARAATGNSKIVATMKGFHGRTMGALATTWKSKYKKPYEPLMGDVEFVPYDDGDELADAVDDETAAVIVEPVQGEGGINPASAEFLQRAREETEEAGAALIFDEVQTGMGRTGSLWAAEQSGVVPDMITAAKGLGNGFPVGATLCREWIADNYGSHASTFSGGPVISAAAGATVSTIVEEDVPTHAGDVGAYMQEELEAAIGDDVREVRGEGLMVGVEVGRGANRALKQLAVNHGVLALPAGRTVVRFLPPLTVTEDEVDRVVDAMAEVVGDE, from the coding sequence ATGAGCGGATTCGTCTTTTCGGAGAAACCCATCCAGATCGAGGAGGGCGACGGCGCCTTCCTCTACGACGACAGCGGCAACGAGTACCTCGACTTCGGCGCGTCGTACGCCTGCGTCCCGCTGGGCCACGGCCACGAGGCCGTCCACGACGCCGTGACCGAGCAGTTCGAGAAGCTGACCTACGTGCAGGCGTCGTACCCCAACGCCGCGCGGACGGCGCTGTACGAGCGACTCGCAGACACCGCGCCGGACCCGATCGACTACACGTGGCTCTGCAACTCCGGGACCGAGGCCAACGAGGCGGCGCTGAAGTTCGCCCGCGCGGCCACCGGGAACTCGAAGATCGTCGCGACGATGAAGGGGTTCCACGGCCGGACGATGGGCGCGCTCGCGACGACGTGGAAGAGCAAGTATAAGAAGCCCTACGAGCCGCTGATGGGCGACGTGGAGTTCGTCCCCTACGACGACGGCGACGAACTCGCCGACGCCGTCGACGACGAGACCGCGGCGGTCATCGTCGAACCCGTCCAGGGCGAGGGCGGCATCAACCCCGCCTCCGCCGAGTTCCTCCAGCGCGCCCGCGAGGAGACCGAGGAGGCCGGCGCGGCGCTGATCTTCGACGAGGTCCAGACCGGCATGGGCCGGACGGGCTCGCTGTGGGCCGCGGAGCAGTCCGGCGTCGTCCCGGACATGATCACCGCGGCGAAGGGCCTCGGGAACGGCTTCCCGGTCGGCGCGACGCTCTGCCGGGAGTGGATCGCCGACAACTACGGCAGCCACGCCTCGACGTTCTCGGGCGGGCCGGTCATCTCGGCGGCCGCGGGCGCGACCGTCTCGACCATCGTCGAGGAGGACGTGCCCACCCACGCCGGCGACGTGGGCGCGTACATGCAGGAAGAACTGGAAGCGGCGATCGGCGACGACGTGCGCGAGGTGCGCGGCGAGGGGCTGATGGTCGGCGTCGAGGTCGGCCGCGGCGCCAACCGCGCGCTGAAACAGCTCGCCGTGAACCACGGCGTCCTCGCGCTGCCGGCCGGGCGGACCGTCGTGCGGTTCCTCCCGCCGCTGACGGTCACCGAGGACGAGGTCGACCGGGTGGTCGACGCCATGGCGGAGGTCGTCGGCGATGAGTGA
- a CDS encoding DUF7096 domain-containing protein, whose translation MDQVSPVAAALLVVLAAVGAVPVAALSGSGLDARQTAANETANESLAPGERFAGVVGVEQAEISGELEARAFGQRIAAARSNASTAGVVADEVSNLNERLAELDGRMAELERAHENGTLSEGQYRARLARVHAEQRALQRQVNQTEYVARELPAAALEAKGVNVSAIETLRTRASEMSGPEVAAIARSIAGKNAGSGMGGPPEQAGPPAFVQNRTSGPGAPGNGNGGGQGNGGPPADAGSNNETGPPADVGPNNETGPPADVGPNNETGPPANVGPNNETGQPADAGASNQTGSPADADQNDGTERAGNGGSGGSDDGAGGSNAE comes from the coding sequence ATGGACCAAGTATCACCCGTCGCCGCGGCGCTGCTGGTCGTGCTCGCCGCCGTCGGCGCAGTGCCGGTCGCCGCGCTGTCGGGTTCCGGGCTCGACGCACGACAGACCGCCGCGAACGAGACGGCGAACGAGTCGCTGGCGCCCGGCGAACGGTTCGCCGGCGTCGTCGGCGTCGAACAGGCCGAGATATCGGGCGAACTCGAGGCCAGAGCGTTCGGCCAGCGGATCGCCGCCGCACGGTCGAACGCGTCGACCGCCGGCGTCGTCGCCGACGAGGTGTCGAACCTGAACGAGCGGCTGGCGGAGCTCGACGGACGGATGGCCGAACTGGAGCGGGCCCACGAGAACGGGACGCTCAGCGAGGGGCAGTACCGCGCTCGACTGGCGCGAGTCCACGCCGAGCAACGCGCGCTCCAGCGGCAGGTCAACCAGACCGAGTACGTCGCCCGCGAACTCCCCGCCGCGGCGCTCGAAGCGAAGGGCGTGAACGTGAGCGCCATCGAGACGCTCCGGACGCGGGCCAGCGAGATGAGCGGACCCGAAGTCGCGGCCATCGCGCGGAGCATCGCCGGGAAGAACGCCGGCAGCGGCATGGGCGGCCCGCCCGAACAGGCAGGCCCACCGGCGTTCGTGCAGAACCGAACTAGCGGTCCGGGCGCACCCGGGAACGGCAACGGAGGCGGACAGGGAAATGGCGGTCCGCCCGCTGACGCCGGCTCGAACAACGAAACCGGCCCGCCCGCCGACGTTGGCCCGAACAACGAAACCGGCCCGCCCGCCGACGTTGGCCCGAACAACGAAACCGGACCGCCTGCCAACGTTGGTCCGAACAACGAAACCGGTCAGCCCGCCGACGCCGGCGCAAGTAACCAGACCGGATCACCCGCCGACGCCGACCAGAACGACGGGACCGAACGCGCCGGGAACGGCGGTTCGGGCGGCAGTGACGACGGTGCCGGCGGTTCGAACGCCGAGTAG
- the lysW gene encoding lysine biosynthesis protein LysW encodes MAECVECGAEVTLHDGIEIGEIVDCGTCGAELEVVDTEPPVLETAPELEEDWGE; translated from the coding sequence ATGGCAGAATGCGTCGAGTGCGGAGCGGAAGTAACTCTGCACGACGGCATCGAGATAGGAGAGATCGTCGACTGTGGCACCTGCGGTGCGGAGCTCGAAGTCGTCGACACCGAACCTCCAGTCCTCGAGACGGCCCCCGAGCTCGAAGAGGACTGGGGTGAGTGA
- a CDS encoding DUF7554 family protein, whose translation MDSRADLDAETLLKVVLVLVVVWIAIEILDAALSFVLGPLKSVFGLIIVVLIVLWLLDRI comes from the coding sequence ATGGATTCACGAGCCGATCTGGACGCCGAGACGCTGCTGAAAGTCGTCCTCGTCCTCGTCGTCGTCTGGATCGCGATCGAGATACTCGACGCCGCGCTATCCTTCGTCCTCGGCCCGTTGAAGTCCGTGTTCGGGCTGATAATCGTCGTCCTGATCGTCCTCTGGCTGCTCGACCGGATCTGA
- a CDS encoding [LysW]-lysine hydrolase — protein MSESAGESEDASASVPVDEQARELLVDVVDTPSVTGEEEEAARVLVDFFERHDREVWVDDVGNVRAPADDSVLLTSHIDTVPGDIPVRVEENDEGEEQLWGRGSVDAKGPLCSMAVAAVRTGASFVGVVGEEVDSRGARHLVDERDAEPGAVVNGEPSGWDGITLGYRGLLAGTYVATSESGHSSRPENNAVQDAIAWWSAVEEEFAHDDWVPVFERVTAKPISFEGGISDDGLSVEATADVQLRVPPEYTTEEVREIADGHLENGTVHWHDAVEPVMMNPRTAAARAFRAAVRQVGGDPRLLRKTGTSDMNVYAQEWDCPMVTYGPGDSDLDHAPDEHVSLAEYDRAVAVLETATEQLQ, from the coding sequence ATGAGTGAGAGCGCCGGCGAATCGGAGGACGCGAGCGCGTCGGTTCCCGTCGACGAGCAAGCGCGCGAACTGCTGGTCGACGTGGTCGACACGCCGTCGGTGACCGGCGAGGAGGAAGAAGCGGCGAGAGTCCTCGTCGACTTCTTCGAGCGCCACGACCGCGAGGTGTGGGTCGACGACGTTGGCAACGTCCGCGCGCCGGCCGACGACAGCGTGCTCCTGACCTCCCATATCGACACCGTCCCGGGCGACATCCCGGTGCGCGTCGAGGAGAACGACGAGGGCGAGGAACAGCTCTGGGGCCGTGGAAGCGTCGACGCGAAGGGGCCGCTCTGTTCGATGGCCGTCGCGGCCGTCCGCACGGGCGCCTCGTTCGTCGGCGTCGTCGGCGAGGAGGTGGACTCGCGGGGTGCGCGCCACCTCGTCGACGAGCGCGACGCCGAGCCCGGGGCCGTCGTCAACGGCGAGCCCTCGGGCTGGGACGGCATCACGCTCGGCTACCGCGGGCTGCTCGCCGGCACCTACGTCGCCACCTCGGAGTCGGGTCACTCCTCGCGGCCGGAGAACAACGCCGTCCAGGACGCCATCGCCTGGTGGTCGGCGGTCGAAGAGGAGTTCGCCCACGACGACTGGGTGCCCGTTTTCGAGCGCGTGACGGCCAAGCCCATCAGCTTCGAGGGCGGGATCTCCGACGACGGCCTCTCGGTCGAGGCGACGGCGGACGTGCAGCTGCGAGTCCCGCCGGAGTACACGACCGAGGAGGTCCGCGAGATCGCCGACGGTCACCTCGAAAACGGGACGGTCCACTGGCACGACGCGGTCGAGCCGGTGATGATGAACCCGCGGACAGCGGCGGCCCGAGCCTTCCGCGCGGCGGTCCGGCAGGTCGGCGGCGACCCCCGTCTGCTGCGCAAGACCGGCACAAGTGATATGAACGTCTACGCACAGGAGTGGGACTGTCCGATGGTGACCTACGGACCCGGCGACTCCGACCTGGACCACGCGCCCGACGAGCACGTCTCGCTCGCCGAGTACGACCGCGCCGTGGCCGTCCTGGAGACCGCGACGGAGCAACTACAATGA
- the argC gene encoding N-acetyl-gamma-glutamyl-phosphate reductase: MSDDATYTASVVGGTGFTGGELLRLLAGHPEFDVVQATSRSKENKTVGHAHPNLRDLDLRFSSPEELESVDALFAATPHGVSMEQIDEFQTAADTVVDLSADFRLDTEGQYDEWYDGHTRPELLEDSVYALPELTRDELPGADLIASGGCNATATILGLKPLVEEGILTGDEQIVVDVKVGSSEGGAGGGEASSHPERSGVVRPYAPTGHRHEAEIEQFLGLDVSFTVHAVDMIRGASATCHVFPGEPVSKGDLWGAYRGEYGEEPFVELVAGGGGVYRYPEPKAVAGTNRAEVGFELDPGNRRLVVFSAIDNMMKGSAGQAVHAANVALGIEETAGLEFGGLHPVGAP, encoded by the coding sequence ATGAGCGACGACGCGACCTACACGGCATCGGTCGTCGGCGGTACGGGCTTTACGGGCGGCGAACTGCTTCGCCTGCTCGCGGGCCACCCCGAGTTCGATGTCGTCCAGGCGACCAGCCGCTCGAAGGAGAACAAGACGGTGGGCCACGCCCACCCGAATCTGCGCGACCTGGACCTGCGCTTTTCCTCCCCGGAGGAGCTAGAGAGCGTCGACGCCCTGTTCGCGGCGACGCCACACGGCGTCTCGATGGAGCAGATCGACGAGTTCCAGACGGCCGCCGACACCGTCGTCGACCTCTCGGCGGACTTCCGGCTCGATACGGAAGGACAGTACGACGAGTGGTACGACGGGCACACCCGTCCCGAGCTGCTCGAAGACTCGGTCTACGCGCTCCCGGAACTGACTCGCGACGAGCTCCCGGGCGCGGATCTGATCGCGTCGGGCGGCTGCAACGCCACGGCGACGATCCTCGGGCTCAAACCGCTGGTCGAGGAGGGGATCCTCACCGGCGACGAGCAGATCGTGGTGGACGTGAAGGTCGGCTCCTCGGAGGGCGGCGCGGGGGGCGGCGAAGCCTCCTCCCACCCCGAGCGCTCGGGCGTCGTCCGCCCGTACGCGCCGACGGGCCACCGCCACGAGGCCGAGATCGAGCAGTTCCTCGGCCTGGACGTCTCGTTCACCGTCCACGCGGTGGACATGATCCGCGGCGCGAGCGCGACCTGTCACGTCTTCCCGGGCGAGCCCGTCTCGAAGGGCGACCTCTGGGGGGCGTATCGCGGCGAGTACGGCGAGGAGCCGTTCGTCGAACTCGTGGCGGGCGGCGGTGGCGTGTATCGCTACCCCGAGCCCAAGGCGGTCGCGGGGACGAATCGTGCGGAGGTCGGGTTCGAGCTCGACCCCGGAAACAGGCGCCTCGTCGTCTTCTCGGCGATCGACAACATGATGAAGGGCTCGGCGGGGCAGGCGGTCCACGCCGCCAACGTCGCCCTCGGTATCGAGGAGACCGCGGGGCTGGAGTTCGGGGGCCTCCACCCGGTCGGCGCCCCCTGA
- the argH gene encoding argininosuccinate lyase, whose product MTDGEDTPDAGESTAASGADGADDGADATGGTAIRRDRFSGGPARGFMSSLAADERIFAADLQVDRAHTVMLAEQDIVDDDDAAAILGALDDVAAAGHGELPGAEDVHEAIETAVIQRVGPEGGRMHTARSRNDEVATCIRYRLRADLFEALETVVGAREQLLDAAEAHTETVMPGFTHLQYAQPVTVAHWVLSYEGPLARDTERLLSAFDTTNQSPLGAAAFAGTPFDVDRERTAELLGFDGTVANSMDATSSRDFLVETTSALTTLATTLSGMAEDLVVYSGRDYIEISDDYASTSSIMPQKKNPDTLEIVRATAGEAQGALQRLLTTLKGLPRSYNIDLQEATPPAWTAVDSVPPALEVVTGALTTAEWHEDVLAAEAAAGFSTATGVADRLAMAGVPFRTAHEVVATVAEDLDPGQDAPAIDDLEAAAEEILGEPLTAYVDRETLEATLDPVESVAMRDSAGGPAPTAVAAQIDDARERLAVDEDAVAERTDAVATALADLESEVAAYE is encoded by the coding sequence ATGACCGACGGCGAGGACACTCCCGACGCGGGCGAGTCGACAGCGGCGAGCGGCGCGGACGGGGCCGACGACGGCGCCGACGCGACCGGCGGGACCGCGATCCGCCGGGACCGCTTCTCGGGCGGCCCCGCCCGCGGATTCATGTCCTCGCTGGCCGCCGACGAGCGCATCTTCGCCGCGGACCTGCAGGTCGACCGCGCCCACACGGTGATGCTGGCCGAGCAGGACATCGTCGACGACGACGACGCGGCGGCCATTCTGGGTGCCCTCGACGACGTGGCGGCGGCGGGCCACGGCGAGTTACCCGGCGCCGAGGACGTCCACGAGGCCATCGAGACGGCGGTCATCCAGCGCGTCGGCCCCGAAGGCGGGCGGATGCACACCGCGCGCTCGCGCAACGATGAGGTGGCGACCTGCATCCGCTACCGGCTGCGGGCGGACCTGTTCGAGGCGCTGGAGACGGTCGTCGGCGCGCGCGAGCAGTTGCTCGACGCCGCCGAGGCCCACACCGAGACGGTGATGCCCGGGTTCACGCACCTGCAGTACGCCCAGCCGGTGACGGTGGCCCACTGGGTCCTGTCCTACGAGGGTCCCCTCGCACGCGACACCGAGCGCCTGCTTTCGGCGTTCGACACGACCAATCAGTCGCCCCTCGGTGCGGCCGCCTTCGCGGGCACGCCCTTCGACGTCGACAGGGAGCGCACGGCCGAACTGCTGGGCTTCGACGGCACCGTCGCCAACTCGATGGACGCCACGTCCTCGCGCGATTTCCTCGTCGAGACGACGAGCGCCCTGACGACGCTGGCGACGACGCTGTCCGGCATGGCCGAAGACCTGGTCGTCTACAGCGGCCGGGACTACATCGAGATCAGCGACGACTACGCCTCCACGTCGTCGATCATGCCCCAGAAGAAGAACCCCGACACGCTGGAGATCGTCCGGGCGACCGCCGGCGAGGCCCAGGGCGCGCTCCAGCGATTGCTGACGACGCTGAAGGGGCTGCCCCGCTCGTACAACATCGACCTGCAGGAGGCGACGCCGCCGGCCTGGACCGCCGTCGATTCGGTGCCGCCCGCGCTGGAAGTGGTGACGGGCGCGCTGACGACCGCCGAGTGGCACGAGGACGTGCTGGCCGCGGAGGCGGCGGCCGGGTTCTCGACGGCGACGGGTGTCGCCGACCGGCTGGCGATGGCGGGCGTCCCGTTCCGGACGGCCCACGAGGTCGTGGCGACGGTCGCCGAGGACCTCGACCCCGGACAGGACGCGCCCGCGATCGACGACCTCGAAGCGGCCGCCGAGGAGATCCTGGGCGAGCCGCTCACCGCCTACGTCGACCGGGAGACGCTGGAAGCGACGCTCGACCCCGTCGAGAGCGTGGCGATGCGCGACTCGGCGGGCGGCCCCGCGCCCACCGCAGTGGCGGCACAGATCGACGACGCCCGCGAGCGCCTAGCGGTCGACGAGGACGCGGTCGCCGAGCGCACCGACGCGGTCGCGACGGCGCTCGCCGACCTCGAATCGGAGGTGGCCGCGTATGAGTGA
- the lysX gene encoding lysine biosynthesis protein LysX: protein MKVGILYSRIRRDEKLLLNELRERDHEVVKVDVRKQRFGLSEPPEDMRGVDVLVDRCLATSRSLYATEFADAYGIPVVNSAETAEVCANKVKNSLALEKAGVPTPATDVAFTKDAALESIEDFGYPCVLKPVVGSWGRLMAKIDSRSAAEAILEHKETLGHYEHKVFYIQEFVDKPGRDIRIVAVDGEPVAGMVRSSDHWLTNAAKGAETSEIEITPEMEDLVTKASDAVGGGLLGIDLMETGVGEDGEPSGYTVHEVNHTVEFKALDEVTDVDVPATVVDWLETTAGAGESETAEAAT, encoded by the coding sequence GTGAAGGTCGGCATCCTCTACTCCCGGATCCGCCGGGACGAGAAGCTCCTGCTGAACGAGCTGCGTGAGCGCGACCACGAGGTCGTCAAGGTCGACGTGCGCAAGCAGCGCTTCGGGCTCTCGGAACCGCCCGAGGACATGCGCGGCGTCGACGTGCTCGTCGACCGCTGTCTGGCGACGAGCCGCTCGCTGTACGCCACGGAGTTCGCCGACGCCTACGGCATCCCGGTCGTCAACAGCGCCGAGACCGCCGAGGTCTGTGCGAACAAGGTGAAAAACAGCCTCGCGCTGGAGAAGGCGGGGGTCCCCACGCCCGCGACGGACGTGGCGTTCACGAAGGACGCCGCCCTCGAGAGCATCGAGGACTTCGGCTATCCCTGTGTCCTCAAGCCCGTGGTCGGGTCGTGGGGTCGCCTGATGGCGAAGATCGACTCCCGGTCGGCCGCGGAGGCGATCCTCGAACACAAGGAGACCCTGGGCCACTACGAGCACAAAGTCTTCTACATCCAGGAGTTCGTCGACAAGCCGGGCCGGGACATCCGTATCGTCGCGGTCGACGGCGAGCCGGTCGCCGGCATGGTCCGCTCGTCGGACCACTGGCTGACCAACGCCGCCAAGGGTGCCGAGACCTCGGAGATCGAGATCACGCCGGAGATGGAAGACCTCGTCACCAAGGCCAGCGACGCGGTCGGCGGCGGCCTCCTGGGGATCGACCTCATGGAGACCGGCGTCGGCGAGGACGGCGAGCCCTCGGGCTACACCGTCCACGAGGTCAATCATACTGTGGAGTTCAAGGCGCTCGACGAGGTCACCGACGTGGACGTGCCCGCGACGGTCGTCGACTGGCTGGAGACAACCGCCGGCGCCGGCGAGAGCGAGACCGCAGAGGCGGCGACATGA